The proteins below come from a single Stutzerimonas stutzeri RCH2 genomic window:
- a CDS encoding STAS domain-containing protein, whose translation MFTLQQQASAVGTCLALSGNLTIYEVRDARDALLGAFGAQPSGHWQLDLSALDELDTAGAQLLLAAQRQLRLSDATLEVCNPSAEALELLQLLRVQTLFSSHAPAASGGRHAQ comes from the coding sequence ATGTTCACACTCCAGCAGCAGGCCAGCGCGGTCGGCACGTGCCTGGCCCTGAGCGGCAACCTGACCATCTATGAAGTGCGTGACGCACGCGACGCGCTGCTGGGTGCGTTCGGCGCGCAGCCCAGCGGGCACTGGCAACTGGACCTCAGCGCACTCGACGAACTGGATACCGCCGGCGCTCAGCTGCTGCTCGCCGCGCAGCGCCAGCTGCGCCTGAGCGACGCCACGCTGGAAGTCTGCAACCCAAGCGCGGAGGCACTCGAACTGCTCCAGCTGCTGCGTGTGCAGACGCTGTTCTCCAGCCACGCGCCGGCAGCAAGCGGAGGCCGCCATGCTCAATGA
- a CDS encoding PAS domain S-box protein has translation MIPNAADVAANLYASRRALRVAPWKIVLAYALVAVVWIFTTNLIITALGLPESSYTLRIAAFVLFTALGIWWYTRRLADGVIRSQKLVGRAENSYRMLFDRHPAPMWLFDKRTLSIVRGNRQAVAAYGYSAGEFAELEILDLYAAHERERLEALAQPVTPQQLAGLRQHVARDGRELNVEVLCSALDIDESPFALLMAQEVSAHFQTETQLASALRKLELARHLAQMAYWQRLPGSEQVDWSPEIGDVLGIANAGALSWTAFLDYLHPDDRPAVAAAHERAERHGSLAHEFRVLGANGEQRWMFERIQLLGRQRALFGALMDVTELKAGEGDLAGEKRRYERMVDGLPDGVLMLRQGRIHYANAAARRLLAGDPLQPLDAQPFIEFVAEHQRARETARLAALQRGAAAGQPQRLLLVCRDGQPFEAEVSETLLPADGDAEVQLLIRDVSQAEQLRRDLEDANQRLQHLSQRLIEVQEIERREVARDLHDDVGQHLTGLKLHLQRLIRRQAGDSEFERLSQPLVASMDAALAKVRSLSLSLHPLQLETLGLEAAVRWHLQHFLEASGTCWELEVRGSTTEIPPGRAVAAFRLVQEAVNNVARHARARTVRILMVCDEHELRLEILDDGRGFDVPEALQGAQSLGLTSMHERVASFGGDLRISSLPGMGTRITALLPAPND, from the coding sequence ATGATCCCCAATGCTGCCGATGTCGCTGCGAATCTTTACGCCTCGCGCCGCGCGCTGAGGGTGGCGCCGTGGAAGATCGTCCTGGCCTATGCCCTGGTGGCTGTGGTGTGGATCTTCACGACGAACCTGATCATCACCGCGCTGGGCTTGCCGGAGTCGAGCTATACGTTGCGCATCGCGGCGTTCGTGCTGTTCACCGCACTGGGGATCTGGTGGTACACGCGGCGGCTGGCCGATGGGGTGATTCGCTCGCAGAAGCTGGTGGGCCGCGCCGAGAACAGCTACCGCATGCTTTTCGATCGCCATCCCGCGCCGATGTGGCTGTTCGACAAACGTACCCTGAGCATCGTCCGCGGTAACCGCCAGGCGGTGGCGGCCTACGGCTACAGCGCCGGGGAATTCGCTGAGCTGGAAATCCTCGATCTGTACGCTGCTCATGAGCGGGAGCGGCTGGAGGCGCTGGCTCAACCTGTCACGCCGCAGCAGTTGGCCGGGCTGCGCCAGCATGTGGCGCGCGACGGCCGCGAACTGAATGTCGAAGTGCTCTGCAGCGCGCTGGACATCGACGAGTCGCCCTTCGCGCTGTTGATGGCGCAGGAGGTCAGCGCGCACTTCCAGACCGAAACGCAGCTGGCCAGCGCTCTCAGAAAGCTGGAGTTGGCCCGGCATTTAGCCCAGATGGCGTATTGGCAGCGGCTGCCGGGCAGCGAGCAGGTCGACTGGTCACCGGAGATTGGCGACGTGCTCGGCATCGCCAACGCGGGTGCGCTGAGCTGGACGGCCTTTCTCGATTACCTGCACCCGGATGATCGCCCCGCGGTCGCCGCCGCTCATGAGCGGGCTGAGCGGCACGGTAGTCTCGCCCATGAGTTCCGTGTGCTGGGCGCGAATGGCGAGCAACGCTGGATGTTCGAGCGCATACAGCTCCTCGGTCGCCAGCGAGCGCTGTTTGGCGCGCTGATGGATGTCACCGAACTCAAGGCCGGGGAGGGCGACCTGGCCGGCGAGAAACGCCGCTATGAACGTATGGTCGACGGCTTGCCCGACGGAGTGCTGATGCTGCGTCAGGGCCGCATCCACTACGCCAATGCAGCTGCGCGCCGGCTGCTGGCCGGCGACCCACTGCAGCCGCTGGACGCCCAGCCGTTCATCGAATTCGTCGCCGAGCATCAGCGCGCCCGCGAGACCGCCCGGTTGGCCGCCCTGCAGCGCGGTGCAGCAGCCGGCCAGCCGCAGCGCTTGCTGCTGGTATGTCGCGACGGCCAGCCGTTCGAAGCGGAGGTCAGCGAAACACTGCTGCCCGCCGACGGTGACGCCGAGGTGCAACTGCTGATCCGCGATGTCAGCCAGGCCGAGCAGCTGCGGCGCGATCTGGAAGACGCCAACCAGCGCCTGCAACATCTTTCGCAGCGCTTGATCGAGGTGCAGGAAATCGAGCGGCGCGAGGTGGCGCGTGACCTGCACGATGACGTCGGCCAGCACCTGACCGGCTTGAAACTGCATCTGCAACGGCTGATCCGCCGCCAGGCTGGCGACAGCGAGTTCGAGCGGCTGTCGCAACCGCTGGTAGCCAGCATGGATGCGGCGCTGGCCAAGGTGCGCAGCCTGTCGCTGTCGCTGCACCCGCTGCAGCTGGAAACGCTCGGTCTGGAAGCCGCCGTGCGCTGGCACCTGCAGCATTTCCTCGAGGCCAGCGGCACTTGCTGGGAGCTGGAGGTTCGCGGCTCGACCACAGAAATTCCGCCCGGCAGGGCTGTGGCAGCATTCCGCCTGGTGCAGGAGGCGGTGAACAACGTCGCGCGGCATGCACGGGCGCGCACGGTGCGCATCCTCATGGTTTGCGATGAACACGAATTGCGTCTGGAAATCCTCGACGATGGCCGCGGCTTCGATGTACCCGAAGCGCTGCAGGGCGCCCAGAGCCTGGGGCTGACCAGCATGCACGAACGGGTCGCCTCGTTCGGTGGCGACCTGCGGATTTCCAGCCTGCCGGGTATGGGGACGCGCATCACCGCGCTTCTGCCGGCGCCAAACGACTGA
- a CDS encoding chemotaxis protein CheA, producing MLNDQQWSQLLLSFVEEARDLAKQAEEYLLQLEQTPTDEDAINGLFRAMHTLKGSAGLFSLTPLVNFTHHLESLLMKVREGQQALTPVLLDLLLRGLDEINAMVELIDADSGELPVDEARHAGLIAALTSHEVSPLIPLTVIEPDACKAFGRLDKCANCDQEAAWHISLRLQPEILANGFDPASFLRYLSRLGDILQLELIDDALPALADIDPESCYLGMEIDLCTTASKAEIEEVFEFIREFCTLRILPPNAALEDYLQLIHDLPETDQKIGRILVASGLLTELELDQALRLQAADAQQPRPLGSVLVEQGMVPAQGVNAALAKQQTVREKRNQEHSQIRVAAHKLDELINLVGELVISAAGAQLRAQLKGDAACIESTQTVNLHVEQIREAALKLRMIEIGDTFNRFHRVVRDVSQQLGKDIRLEIQGADTELDKAVIDRLADPLTHLVRNAIDHGIEPAEQRLAAGKPAEGHLRLDAYHESGMIVIEVADDGRGLNTQRIREKAIARGLIDAQANLSDHDVQMLIFAAGFSTADNVSDLSGRGVGMDVVRSAIDALRGTIEIDSRPGAGCTFRIRLPLTLAIIDGFLISLGDDYFVIPLDMVTECLELEADQLDGAAYGYLDLRGRPLPCLSLAAHFKLREAPSKRRNIIVVSHGRQQAGLIVDHLHGELQTVIKPLGQLFQHLQGIGGSTILGSGQVALILDIPSLFRHLHTHVEASPADLRTSQPRQIAAGQQGETPCNSSAT from the coding sequence ATGCTCAATGACCAACAGTGGAGCCAACTGCTGCTGAGCTTCGTCGAAGAGGCCCGCGACCTGGCCAAGCAGGCCGAGGAATACCTGCTGCAGCTGGAGCAGACGCCGACCGACGAGGACGCCATCAACGGGCTGTTCCGCGCCATGCACACGCTGAAGGGGTCGGCCGGACTGTTCTCGCTGACGCCCCTGGTGAACTTCACTCATCACCTGGAAAGCCTGCTGATGAAGGTCCGCGAGGGCCAGCAGGCGCTCACGCCGGTGCTGCTCGACCTGCTGCTGCGCGGCCTCGACGAGATCAATGCGATGGTCGAGCTGATCGACGCGGACAGCGGCGAGCTGCCCGTGGACGAAGCGCGCCATGCCGGGCTGATCGCGGCCCTGACCAGCCATGAAGTCAGCCCACTCATTCCGCTGACCGTGATCGAGCCCGACGCCTGCAAGGCTTTCGGGCGCCTCGACAAATGCGCCAACTGCGACCAGGAAGCGGCCTGGCACATCTCCCTGCGCCTGCAGCCGGAGATCCTCGCCAATGGTTTCGACCCGGCCTCCTTTCTCCGCTACCTCAGCCGGCTGGGCGACATCCTGCAGCTGGAACTGATCGACGACGCACTGCCGGCGCTGGCCGACATAGATCCGGAAAGCTGCTACCTGGGCATGGAGATCGACCTGTGCACGACGGCCAGCAAGGCCGAGATCGAGGAAGTCTTCGAGTTCATCCGCGAATTCTGCACGCTGCGTATCCTGCCGCCGAACGCCGCGCTGGAAGACTATCTGCAGCTGATCCACGACCTGCCGGAAACCGACCAGAAGATCGGCCGCATCCTCGTCGCCAGTGGCCTGCTCACCGAGCTGGAACTGGACCAGGCGCTGCGCCTGCAGGCTGCCGACGCGCAACAGCCACGTCCGCTCGGCAGCGTGCTGGTCGAGCAAGGCATGGTGCCAGCCCAAGGCGTCAACGCCGCGCTGGCCAAACAACAGACGGTGCGCGAGAAGCGCAACCAGGAGCACAGCCAGATCCGCGTCGCCGCACACAAGCTCGACGAGCTGATCAACCTGGTCGGCGAGCTGGTGATCAGCGCCGCCGGCGCCCAACTGCGGGCCCAGCTGAAGGGCGACGCCGCCTGCATCGAAAGCACGCAGACGGTCAATCTGCACGTGGAACAGATCCGTGAGGCGGCGCTGAAGCTGCGCATGATCGAGATCGGCGACACCTTCAACCGTTTCCACCGAGTGGTGCGCGACGTCAGCCAGCAATTGGGCAAGGACATCCGCCTGGAGATCCAGGGCGCCGACACCGAACTGGACAAGGCGGTGATCGACCGCCTGGCCGACCCACTGACCCATCTGGTGCGCAACGCCATCGACCACGGCATCGAGCCGGCCGAACAGCGCCTCGCCGCCGGCAAGCCGGCCGAAGGGCATCTGCGCCTGGACGCCTATCACGAGTCGGGGATGATCGTCATCGAAGTTGCCGACGACGGTCGCGGCCTAAACACCCAGCGCATCCGCGAGAAGGCCATCGCCCGCGGCCTGATCGATGCCCAGGCAAACCTCAGCGATCACGATGTGCAGATGCTGATCTTCGCCGCCGGCTTCTCCACCGCCGACAACGTTTCCGACCTTTCCGGGCGTGGCGTGGGCATGGATGTGGTGCGCAGTGCCATCGATGCGCTGCGCGGCACCATCGAGATCGACTCGCGCCCCGGCGCAGGCTGCACCTTCCGCATCCGCCTGCCGCTGACCCTGGCCATCATCGATGGCTTCCTGATCAGCCTTGGCGACGACTACTTCGTCATTCCGCTGGACATGGTCACCGAATGCCTGGAGCTGGAAGCCGATCAGCTCGATGGCGCCGCCTACGGCTACCTCGACCTGCGCGGCCGACCGCTGCCGTGCCTGTCGCTGGCCGCGCATTTCAAACTGCGCGAGGCGCCCAGCAAGCGCCGCAACATCATTGTCGTCAGTCACGGCCGGCAGCAGGCCGGGCTGATCGTCGATCACCTGCACGGTGAACTGCAAACCGTCATCAAGCCCCTCGGCCAGCTGTTCCAGCATCTGCAGGGTATTGGCGGCTCAACCATTCTCGGGAGCGGGCAAGTCGCCCTGATCCTGGATATTCCCAGTCTGTTCCGTCATCTGCACACCCACGTCGAAGCGAGCCCTGCTGATCTGCGTACCAGCCAGCCCCGCCAGATCGCCGCAGGTCAGCAAGGAGAAACCCCATGCAATTCTTCCGCAACATGA
- a CDS encoding chemotaxis protein CheW, whose protein sequence is MNQIASVEHSIQHLSFRVRQARYALPIELVREIIEYGQITSVPMMPACIHGVINLRGNVVPVLDLAARFGMERTAAGKRTCIVIIELELNEVQQRIGLVVDAVDAVLDIEGHEVEPAPPFGSGIRTDFIAGMARNEQGFTIILDVRRVLSLDDILQLNRAMALAG, encoded by the coding sequence ATGAACCAGATCGCCAGCGTTGAACACAGCATCCAGCACCTCTCGTTCCGGGTTCGCCAGGCGCGCTATGCGCTGCCGATCGAGCTGGTTCGGGAAATCATCGAGTACGGCCAGATCACCAGCGTGCCGATGATGCCGGCGTGCATCCATGGGGTGATCAACCTGCGCGGCAACGTCGTGCCGGTGCTGGATCTGGCGGCGCGCTTCGGCATGGAGCGCACCGCCGCGGGCAAGCGCACCTGCATCGTGATCATCGAGCTGGAGCTCAACGAGGTGCAGCAGCGCATCGGCCTGGTGGTCGATGCAGTGGATGCGGTACTGGACATCGAAGGGCATGAAGTCGAGCCGGCACCGCCCTTCGGCAGCGGCATCCGCACCGACTTCATCGCCGGCATGGCGCGCAACGAGCAGGGCTTCACCATCATTCTCGACGTGCGCCGGGTGCTCTCGCTGGACGACATCCTGCAGCTCAATCGTGCCATGGCGCTGGCAGGCTGA
- a CDS encoding methyl-accepting chemotaxis protein produces MQFFRNMKIGARLTLGFLLVVLLTIAVGLLGIRNLSEVSGLSDLMYERDLTGIDAVHSANYSLIVAGRALRGSLLATTVEARDSSAAAAQKALVDTRTTLEKAKKSFHSDQAKALVNRIDEPLADYERRLNEILSIHLASAELAEQSAFSELFPALSRSGETVDNLMSEAVAFRRDRAQEANAQINAIYLGSKTQMIGLILLAVVLGFIIGMLVTRSITRPLNRAVSVADSLAAGDLGVQLEVNSKDETGRLLSSMNNMAERLRNVISDVRSAADSLSSASEEVSATSQSLSQAASEQAASVEETTASVEQMSASIAQNTESAKITDNIAGKAANDAVEGGRAVRDMVQAMKQIADKIGIIDDIAYQTNLLALNAAIEAARAGDHGKGFAVVAAEVRKLAERSQVAAQEIGGVASNSVQLAEQAGSLLDEIVPNIQKTSDLVQEITAASQEQSSGAEQINIAMGQMNQITQQNASASEELAATSEEMNAQAGQLLELISFFRFDAANTASQPLRRPVPFASPRPAATSPRGEQRARTSVDDSQFVSFS; encoded by the coding sequence ATGCAATTCTTCCGCAACATGAAAATCGGCGCGCGCCTGACCCTGGGCTTCCTGCTGGTGGTGCTGCTGACCATCGCCGTCGGCCTGCTCGGCATCCGCAACCTCTCCGAGGTCAGCGGGCTATCCGATCTGATGTACGAGCGCGACCTGACCGGTATCGACGCCGTGCATAGCGCCAACTACTCGCTGATCGTCGCCGGACGTGCCCTGCGCGGCTCGCTGCTGGCCACCACCGTGGAAGCCCGCGACAGCTCCGCCGCAGCGGCACAGAAGGCCCTGGTCGACACCCGCACCACCCTGGAAAAGGCCAAGAAGTCCTTCCACTCCGATCAGGCCAAGGCACTGGTCAACCGCATCGACGAGCCGCTGGCCGACTACGAGCGCCGGCTCAACGAAATCCTCTCGATTCACCTGGCATCGGCCGAACTGGCCGAGCAGAGCGCCTTCAGCGAGCTGTTCCCGGCACTGTCGCGCAGCGGCGAGACCGTGGACAACCTGATGTCCGAAGCGGTGGCGTTCCGCCGCGACCGCGCCCAGGAAGCGAACGCGCAGATCAACGCCATCTACCTCGGCTCGAAGACGCAGATGATCGGCCTGATCCTGCTCGCCGTGGTGCTCGGTTTCATCATCGGCATGCTGGTCACACGCAGCATCACCCGCCCGCTCAATCGCGCCGTCAGCGTTGCCGACAGCCTCGCCGCCGGCGATCTGGGCGTGCAGCTGGAGGTCAACAGCAAGGATGAAACCGGGCGCCTGCTGAGTTCGATGAACAACATGGCCGAACGCCTGCGCAACGTCATCAGCGACGTTCGCAGCGCCGCCGACTCGCTGTCGTCGGCCTCCGAAGAGGTCAGCGCCACCTCGCAGTCGCTCAGCCAGGCCGCCAGCGAGCAGGCCGCCAGCGTCGAGGAAACCACCGCCTCGGTGGAACAGATGTCCGCCTCGATCGCACAGAACACCGAAAGCGCGAAGATCACCGACAACATCGCCGGCAAGGCCGCCAATGATGCCGTCGAAGGCGGTCGTGCAGTCCGCGACATGGTCCAGGCGATGAAGCAGATCGCCGACAAGATCGGCATCATCGACGACATCGCCTACCAGACCAACCTGCTCGCCCTCAACGCCGCCATCGAGGCCGCGCGTGCCGGCGATCATGGCAAGGGCTTCGCGGTGGTCGCCGCGGAAGTACGCAAGCTGGCCGAACGCAGTCAGGTCGCAGCCCAGGAAATCGGCGGTGTCGCCAGCAACAGCGTGCAACTGGCCGAGCAGGCCGGGTCGCTGCTCGACGAGATCGTGCCGAACATCCAGAAGACTTCCGACCTGGTGCAGGAGATCACCGCCGCTTCGCAGGAGCAGAGCAGCGGCGCCGAGCAGATCAACATCGCCATGGGCCAGATGAATCAGATCACCCAGCAGAACGCCTCGGCCTCCGAGGAGCTGGCCGCCACCTCCGAGGAAATGAACGCCCAGGCCGGGCAACTGCTCGAGCTGATCAGCTTCTTCCGCTTCGACGCTGCCAACACCGCCTCGCAGCCGCTACGTCGGCCGGTGCCGTTCGCCAGCCCGCGCCCTGCCGCTACGAGCCCACGCGGCGAGCAGCGGGCACGGACGTCGGTGGACGACAGCCAGTTCGTCAGCTTCAGCTGA
- a CDS encoding PAS domain-containing protein, translated as MHPHSADVFVDAYLARHAGPSVASPRPAWQKPWLLALLAAAISLLAGVLWRSLDLPAGPALVLPGIAVAGALPVYLCARLLHQRKRLTHARGEVALLRQLCSLWAQSEGACLKELDAHGRLLAMSERGRQLMDVCDFDALRGSDWLGIWPGEAAATARDAFARALAGEPARFSGFCPTLAGVAKWWDVLIMPLPGAGEATSMLVLSWDVTEVRQRACQLQTTNDELTTLLEHLDDGFCRLDRSWRLVELNGRAVALLQRPRSELLGTLLWDLLPQARGAELGVALQEVMDLGIARRIETFSPQYQGWYRIHAYPHADGLYLFFSDISRDVASAQTAQAVQARLRLSQQVGLFGDWQFDLTSQRLDLSDQALQLLGMPSGAAAGEALLERLHPQDRLGFVAAMLDLAEGQTGFDARVRLSGTAAEDWRHFHFAGTVIRTKAHPAGLLVGCLQDVTEQQRREARLEDAEAFTRGIIDALPLAIGVIDGNGRLITANQVWMAGGNAPAALSGCKSLDYLARCRAATGDGFDAGARLADGIEALLAGTGDPFVFSYEHGSDAQRRVYQSSALLMSTLTRRVLVVHELLTGESRNSEGAALTPA; from the coding sequence ATGCATCCCCATTCCGCCGACGTGTTCGTCGACGCCTATCTGGCAAGGCACGCCGGCCCCTCGGTAGCGTCGCCTCGTCCGGCCTGGCAGAAGCCATGGCTGCTGGCACTGCTCGCGGCCGCGATAAGCCTGCTGGCAGGCGTGTTGTGGCGATCGCTCGATCTGCCGGCCGGGCCTGCGCTGGTGCTGCCGGGGATTGCCGTGGCTGGCGCCTTGCCGGTCTATCTTTGCGCGCGCTTGCTGCACCAGCGCAAGCGGCTGACCCATGCGCGCGGGGAGGTCGCCTTGCTGCGCCAGCTCTGTTCGCTATGGGCCCAGTCCGAGGGCGCCTGCCTGAAAGAGCTCGATGCCCACGGGCGGCTGCTGGCGATGAGCGAACGTGGCCGCCAGCTGATGGACGTATGCGATTTCGATGCGCTGCGCGGCTCGGACTGGCTCGGTATCTGGCCCGGCGAAGCGGCCGCGACCGCGCGGGATGCCTTCGCCCGCGCCCTTGCCGGTGAGCCTGCGCGCTTCTCCGGTTTTTGCCCGACGCTGGCCGGCGTTGCGAAATGGTGGGACGTGCTGATCATGCCGCTGCCCGGCGCTGGCGAAGCCACATCGATGCTGGTGCTGTCCTGGGACGTTACTGAAGTGCGACAGCGTGCATGCCAGCTGCAGACCACCAACGACGAGCTCACCACCTTGCTGGAGCACCTGGACGACGGCTTCTGCCGGCTCGATCGTTCCTGGCGGCTGGTGGAACTCAACGGCCGGGCGGTCGCCCTTCTGCAGCGTCCGCGCAGCGAACTGCTCGGCACCCTGCTCTGGGATCTGCTGCCGCAGGCTCGCGGCGCCGAGCTGGGTGTCGCGCTGCAGGAAGTGATGGATCTGGGCATTGCGCGGCGCATCGAGACCTTTTCGCCGCAGTATCAGGGCTGGTATCGCATTCATGCCTATCCGCACGCCGATGGCCTGTACCTGTTCTTCAGCGACATCAGCCGCGACGTGGCGAGCGCCCAGACAGCGCAGGCGGTGCAGGCGCGCCTGCGGCTGAGCCAGCAGGTCGGGCTGTTCGGTGACTGGCAATTCGACCTGACGAGTCAGCGCCTGGATCTCTCCGACCAGGCCTTGCAGCTGTTGGGCATGCCGTCTGGCGCCGCTGCCGGTGAGGCGCTGCTGGAGCGTTTGCATCCACAGGATAGGCTGGGGTTCGTTGCCGCCATGCTCGATCTGGCCGAGGGGCAGACAGGGTTCGACGCGCGGGTTCGTCTGAGCGGCACCGCCGCCGAGGATTGGCGTCACTTTCATTTTGCCGGCACGGTGATTCGCACCAAGGCGCACCCCGCCGGTTTGCTGGTGGGCTGCCTACAGGATGTGACCGAGCAGCAGCGGCGCGAGGCACGGCTGGAAGATGCCGAGGCATTTACCCGCGGCATCATCGACGCCTTGCCGCTGGCCATCGGAGTAATCGACGGCAACGGCAGGCTGATCACCGCCAATCAGGTCTGGATGGCCGGCGGCAACGCTCCGGCTGCCTTATCCGGCTGCAAGTCGCTGGATTACCTGGCGCGCTGCCGTGCGGCCACTGGCGACGGGTTCGATGCCGGTGCCAGGCTGGCAGACGGCATCGAGGCGCTGCTCGCCGGCACTGGTGACCCGTTTGTCTTCAGCTACGAGCACGGCAGTGATGCGCAGCGGCGCGTCTACCAGAGTTCGGCGTTGCTGATGAGCACGCTGACCCGGCGGGTACTGGTCGTCCACGAACTCCTTACGGGAGAATCTCGCAACAGCGAGGGCGCTGCCCTGACTCCCGCTTGA
- a CDS encoding methyl-accepting chemotaxis protein, with product MIAYSALWIAIAAGLAGLGLGWPWMTLAGLLGSAGAALLLRPPAPAQQANLEPVSAPAAPTSTAVEALLLAVVPTWRSNVDQVRQVQQGSVGELFSRFAGMTQRLQQTLNTSEAVVGGNGMASSLRHARDQLNVVTGAFHTASERKAALLGTIGELNQHASELQNMSRLVQDIARQTNLLALNAAIEAARAGDYGRGFSVVADEVRKLSTLSAETGHDMDQKVGEINQAISATVSAAEELSNTEQSNLHYLDEVTGEVMQGLSASLEELADTSLLLQQDTRHTQADIEEIVVNLQFQDRTDQMLDHLQQDMQRLHEAVDRQDSAVLDPHRWLRELRQRFTTDEERHGVKRSSASTDDVTFF from the coding sequence ATGATCGCCTACAGCGCACTTTGGATTGCAATCGCCGCAGGGCTCGCGGGCCTGGGCCTTGGCTGGCCGTGGATGACCCTTGCCGGGCTGCTCGGCAGTGCCGGCGCCGCGCTGCTGCTGCGCCCGCCCGCACCAGCGCAGCAGGCAAACCTCGAGCCGGTAAGCGCACCGGCGGCGCCAACCAGCACGGCAGTCGAAGCGCTGCTGCTGGCTGTGGTGCCCACCTGGCGCAGCAACGTCGATCAGGTGCGCCAGGTGCAGCAAGGCAGTGTCGGCGAACTGTTCAGCCGCTTTGCCGGAATGACGCAACGCCTGCAGCAGACCCTGAACACTTCCGAAGCTGTGGTCGGCGGCAATGGCATGGCCAGCAGCCTGCGCCATGCGCGCGATCAGCTCAATGTGGTGACCGGTGCCTTCCATACTGCCAGCGAGCGCAAGGCCGCACTGCTCGGCACCATCGGTGAGCTGAACCAGCACGCCAGCGAACTGCAGAACATGTCGCGGTTGGTTCAGGACATCGCCCGCCAGACCAACCTGTTGGCGCTTAATGCCGCCATCGAGGCCGCTCGTGCCGGCGATTACGGCCGCGGCTTCTCGGTGGTTGCCGATGAAGTGCGCAAGCTGTCCACGCTGTCGGCCGAAACCGGCCACGACATGGATCAGAAGGTCGGCGAAATCAACCAGGCGATCAGCGCCACGGTCAGCGCCGCCGAAGAACTGAGCAATACCGAACAGAGCAACCTGCACTACCTCGACGAAGTCACCGGCGAGGTCATGCAGGGCCTGAGTGCCAGCCTGGAAGAGCTCGCCGACACCTCGCTGCTGCTGCAGCAGGACACCCGCCACACCCAGGCGGACATCGAAGAAATCGTCGTCAACCTGCAGTTCCAGGATCGCACCGACCAGATGCTCGACCACCTGCAGCAGGACATGCAGCGCCTGCATGAGGCCGTCGACCGCCAGGACAGCGCCGTGCTCGACCCGCACCGCTGGCTGCGCGAACTACGTCAGCGCTTCACCACCGACGAAGAGCGCCACGGCGTCAAACGCAGCAGCGCCTCGACCGACGACGTGACCTTTTTCTGA
- a CDS encoding response regulator has protein sequence MGKTILIVDDSQSMRQLVKMTLTGAGHQVIEAVDGRDALTKLTGQKINLIISDVNMPNLDGIGLVKAVKANPAYRFTPICMLTTESEQGKKAEGQAAGAKAWIVKPFQPQQLLSAVEKLAG, from the coding sequence ATGGGCAAGACCATTCTCATCGTCGACGACTCGCAGTCCATGCGCCAGCTGGTGAAGATGACCCTCACCGGCGCCGGCCACCAGGTGATCGAGGCGGTCGATGGCCGCGATGCGCTGACCAAACTCACCGGGCAGAAGATCAACCTGATCATCAGCGACGTGAACATGCCCAACCTCGACGGCATCGGCCTGGTCAAGGCGGTCAAGGCCAACCCGGCCTACCGTTTCACCCCGATCTGCATGCTCACCACCGAAAGCGAGCAGGGCAAGAAGGCCGAAGGCCAGGCCGCCGGCGCCAAGGCCTGGATCGTCAAACCGTTCCAGCCGCAGCAGCTGCTGTCGGCTGTCGAAAAACTGGCCGGCTGA
- a CDS encoding response regulator: MSKRVALVDDHALVRAGLRALVEDQPGYEVVAEGGDGQDVEAILRQARPDILLLDLSMKHMGGLDALRQWHGQYPDVQVLILSMHATADYVLAALRLGARGYLLKDAAAQELDMALQALSRNESYLSPGIAQTVISSAIVEGRSRETSLAPVLTPRQIEILRLIARGVSTRDIAAGLGLSVKTVDTHRAQIMARLNLHDVPSLVLYAVRQGLISPDD; encoded by the coding sequence TTGAGCAAGCGTGTTGCCCTGGTTGACGATCACGCCCTGGTGCGGGCCGGTTTGCGAGCGCTGGTCGAGGATCAGCCCGGCTACGAGGTGGTCGCCGAAGGCGGCGACGGCCAGGACGTCGAAGCGATCCTGCGCCAGGCGCGTCCGGACATTCTGCTGCTGGACCTCAGCATGAAGCACATGGGCGGGCTGGATGCGCTGCGCCAGTGGCACGGCCAGTACCCGGACGTGCAGGTGCTGATCCTGTCCATGCATGCCACCGCCGACTACGTGCTGGCGGCGCTGCGCCTGGGTGCCCGCGGTTACCTGCTCAAGGATGCCGCCGCGCAGGAACTGGACATGGCCCTGCAGGCGCTCTCGCGCAACGAGTCCTATCTGAGCCCCGGAATTGCGCAGACGGTGATCAGCTCGGCGATCGTCGAGGGGCGCAGCCGCGAGACAAGCCTGGCTCCGGTGCTGACCCCGCGACAGATCGAGATCCTGCGCTTGATCGCCCGCGGCGTATCGACCCGCGATATCGCCGCTGGCCTCGGCCTCAGCGTGAAAACCGTGGACACTCACCGCGCGCAGATCATGGCGCGGCTGAACCTGCACGACGTACCGTCGCTGGTGCTCTACGCGGTGCGCCAAGGGCTGATCAGCCCCGACGACTAG